Below is a genomic region from Fischerella sp. PCC 9605.
TCCTCACTTTGATCGTAAAAAAAGGAATTAGCTAACATCACTTATATTATCTATGTGTCTTAGTGTCTTAGAGGTTATTTATAAAGTAAATATTAAGTAGGGGAGCCAGTGCGGTGGTGAGACAGCGCGGTCTTGGGGTTTCCCCCCATGTAGACGCCCGCAGGGCGGCTTCGGTGCAGGGTGCGACTGCCGTGCATGGTTCCCCGGCATAAAGGAGCCACTGCGTTGCGGGTGTACCAAGCGTTGTAGCACGTGGCGTCACCTGGCGTTGTGTTACGGCTATGTAAGGATTTGAGCATCCTTTGAGAGTTGGAATTAGCCACAGGGCACCACTGGCGTGGCGGTGCGTTACGCGCTGCTTTAACGCACCCTACAATTTAAGGTTTACTTTATAAATCATCTCTTAATGTTCCTGATTTTATTGCAGATTAAATTCCTTCAAAGCCGGGATAAAGTTTTTATTTTCATGCCCAGGACGACTAAGTTTAATCAGGGCAAAACGCTGCAAGGGAGTGATATTTGACCAGTATTCAGTAGTGATAGTAACGCCTACTTCTTGAGCTTTTTCATAAACACTACTTGGTACAGTACTAGCATCCATCCATGCGGGATGAGCCTCAACAGGCAATTCAGCGGCGGGTGTACCCGTGCGTTGTAAAATCAATTCTTGGATATACTTGCGGTAAGCCTGAATTTCAGATTCTGTAGTGCAAGGTAATTCAACTAAGTTTTGACGCTCTAATTGAGTCATGTGGTTCCAATCTGATAATTTCAGCTTAATGCCACAAGTATCGAGTTTGCAACGTACCTGCATGGGAATGCAACGCAGGGAATTAACAAAATCCGCCTCAAATTGAAAGAATTCTGACATAACCTTGAGTAAATATTGAACTCATAAAACCCAATAATCAACCAATAATTAACTATTAACAAACAACAAACAACCAATAAGTATTAACTAATGTTTGGCGTTGGTGGTACGAATAATCCAATAACTTATTGAAAGAGCAAGTAGAGCTATTCCCAAACCAATAATATCAATGCCCGAGACTTTGTCTAAATCTAGAATAATAATTTTACGCGCTACAGCAATTAAGGAAGTTACAATCACTAATTCTACTTGTAAAACATGTTTTTTGAGATAACCTGTGATATTCTCCAAGATTTCCAAAGCAATCAAAACATTTAAAAATAAGCCAAAAATTTTAAATAATGTTGTATTAAATTTAGCGTATGGAGTGCTAAATAATTCTTTATACAGAAAAATACCCAAATCAAGTATCGCTACAAAAATCACCACCAACATCAAAAGAGAAAGAATTTTCGAGACTATCACCTCTATGTTTTCAACTAGGTGCATAAATTTTTCATCTTTGCTGGCTTCCCGAATTCGCTGGAATAGTTTCCTCATCGGCTACACTTTCTGCTAGACAATTGGTGATAGCAACTACATAACTTGGTTGTGATTATAAATCAAAAAGGGTGTACTAAAAAATGTAGGGCAAAGTGATTAGGTAACAATAAATTGAGATAACTGGACAATACACAAAATTTGTGCATTAGTAGGTTATACCATTGCTTTACTAACCCGCACCGCTTTTTTCAGTCAGACTCAATGCTAGTACTTTGCTACACAAAGTATGCTGGGTTTGTAGTAAGGGCTAAAGCCCTCACTACGAACCTCACATCACCCAACAAAGTTGATGTGGTTGAGTACTAGCTTCCCACATCAAACGCATCTCTACCTACCAGATAACCTAGCAAGCTTGGATGCTGCTCCACAGCAAATCAATTCTTAAATTTAAAAATTAAAACTTGTTATGGATAAATTTTTATCCATGACAAGTTTATAGTTAATAAACTCAAAAATACGTTTATTTGACAGAGTACTATTCAGAGAGTGTTTTAACTCCCCCTTAAAACGGTATGGGAAGCTGGTAAATAATCCTTCACTGTTAACTCTACAGTAACTGGTACTAACTGCACTGCACAAGCTTTTAATTCCGGTTGCAGTGAGTCGGGGCAAAATTCTGGGTGGGTAAGGGCGTTGGCTTCAGCGTTATCTGCCCACAGTGCGCCCCAATGCATGGGGACAAACACCGTACCAGGTGCGATCGCCTTTGTAATTTTCGTCGCAAATCTAGCTTTGCCTCGGCGCGATCGCACTTCCACTAACTGGCGATCGGTAATTCCCAACCCAGCAGCATCGCGGGGATGAATCTCAATAAAAGGTTCGGGGTGCATCTGGCGAGTTTTTTCAATGCGACCAGTGCGCGTCTGGGTGTGCCAATGTCCGTAAAGTCGCCCAGTTGTCAGCACAAAGGGATAATTAGGATCTGGTGGTTCTGCCAGTCCCCGCGAGTGATAGGCTGCAAACCGGGCACGTCCATCAGGGGTATGAAAGCGCAAATCGGTGTATAGCCTTTTAGATGATGGGGTGGTGAGACTTTTGTGATGGGGTGAAGTCTTCTCCCCATCCCCCCATCTCCCCATCTCTTCGTCGGGGTGCGGCCATTGAGTAGGGCCTTGTGAACGCAATTGTTCATGACTTAACCCTGTCATATCGCAAGGGCGATCGCGAGTCAGTTTGACAAACTCTGCATAAACTTCGGCGGAGTTAGCAAAGGCAAACTCTCCTACAAAACCTAACCGACGCCCAACTTCGGCAAAGATTTCCCAATCTGGTTTAGCTTCTCCTGGTGGTCGGCGAAATGCTGGACACAGCGTCACCATTCGTTCAGAATTGGTCATGACGCCAGTTTTTTCACTCCACTGGGCTGCTGGTAGCAGGACGTGAGCATAAGCAGCTGTTTCTGTCGGGTAATAAGCGTCTTGGTAGATAGTAAAGGGCGATCGCATCAACGCTGCTTTTGTTCGCTCCAAGTCCGGCATACTCACCGCCGGATTAGTAGCAGCAATCCACAGCAAGCCCACAGTGCCATCTTCCAACCCAGTAATCATATCCCAAGCCGTCAGACCAGGATTGGGCGAAATCTGCCCTCGCTTCAGACCCCAAACATCTTCTACTTCAGCGCGGTGTTGGGGATTTTTCACCAAGCGATAGCCAGGTAATAAGTGCGCCAAACCTCCGGCTTCTCTTCCTCCCATTGCGTTTGGCTGACCTGTGAGCGAAAAAGGCCCTGCCCCTAGCTTGCCTATTTGTCCGGTCATCAGGTGCAGGTTAATAATAGTTCTGACCTTCGCTGTACCTTCTGAGGATTGATTCACACCCATTGACCACAAGGACAGTACCCGTTGCGATTGTCCCCAGTACCTAGCTGCTGTTTCTAAATCTTTAATATCGATTCCACATTGATGAGCCACTACTTCTGGAGAATAGTGCCGAATCACCTCGGCGTACGCGGGGAAGTTACTCGTGCATTCGTCAATAAACCCAGTTTCAATGTAGCCCCAACGCATCAACAAGTGAGCAATGCCATTCAATAAGTCGATATCTGTACCGGGACGAATCGCTAAATGCAAGTCGGCTGCTTCTGCTGTGGGTGTTCGACGGGGATCGACCACAATCATTTTCATCTTGCGGTTCTTTTTGTGATGTTTCTCCAATCGGTTGAAAACGATGGGGTGACATTCCGCCGTATTGGTGCCAATTAAAAACGCACAATCAGTTAACTCTAAGTCTTCATAGCAGCAAGGAGGGCCATCTGAGCCAAAGCTTTGGATGTACCCAGCTACAGCACTAGACATGCATAAGCGAGAGTTAGCATCAAAGTTATTGCTGCCCAGACATCCTTTCAAAAGTTTTTGGGCTATGTAGTAATCTTCGGTTTGAAATTGACCGGAACCATACATGCATATAGCTTCTGGGCCCTGAGTGAAACGTACGGTTTGAATCCGTTTGACGATAACATCAAAAGCTTCATCCCAACTAACACGCCGGAACTCCCGATCCAAGGAGTCTCGCACCATCGGATAATGCAGTCTGTTTTTATCTAAAGACTCGGCGATCGTTGCACCTTTGACGCAAACCATACCTTGACTGGATGGATGGGCTTTGTCGCCCCGCACCCGCCAAATCGGGTTGCCTTGGCTATCTCGATGAGTTGCTTTGCCTGGTTGCGCTGGTGGCGAGACTTCTAATCCACAGCCCACACCACAGTAAGGACAGAGAGTTTTGGTAATTTCAGTCATGGTAATCGCACCATGTTCCTTGATTATTTAAATATTGAAGCCAAGATTTATAGACGGAAGTTTTCAGAAATTACTGTATTTCCAAGACTTTTCTATCCAATTTAAATTACTAAAAAAAGATTTGAAAATGCATTTAAAAAACTGAATGATTTTAAGTATTAAATGGGCAAATTTTAGTTTCTTTAAATTCTATTAATTGCTTGGAAAAGTATATGTACTCAATTAAAGAGCAAGTCAAAAATATAAAATGTCATCTCTGATACATTTCGCCGTTTTTGAGGTGATTTTTCGGACTGGTTTTATATTATTTAATGTATAAAAATTAGTTATAAATATTTTGTAAAAATACAATAATAAGTAGCCTAATTAAAATAGGAAGATAATCTAATATATTGCTATTTTTTAATAGTTATTAAATATACATATTTAACCTGAAGATGCATATTTGTAGTAGGGCTTGAGTCTTTAAAACTCTTATGCAGAGGGATAAATGGCTACCACGAGTAGAACTTTAATTTATTCATATCTAGCTAGTTTGTTAAAGATTGCTGACAATTTAAACGTGAATAGTAATGAATCATTAACTCAAAAGTAAGAAAACTTTATTTGTTGAAACTTTATACCTTAATCGGTTGCCTTGAAAAAAATTGCTTTTTGTAAGTTGATTTATGAAAGTAATTTTACAAGGAGCACATCCTAAGTAAATTCCAAGGAATTTTAGGTTATGCCCCATGCTATTTAAAGCTAAAAATCAGCGCTTTTAACCTACTTTAATTCCTCGTTAAAAACGGGGAGTATTTCTGCTGCCAGTTCTGGTGCTTCGCCTTCATGATGTTCAGCAAAAGAGCCCTTTGGTTCTTTAAGGAAGAACCAGCATAAGAAAGTAACAATCAGCGCGGTAATTCCCAAAGTTTGGAAAAAGATTCGATTTCCAACTTCACCATCAGGTAAAAAGCTGTATAGAGTGAGGTAAGCTACTGCTCCCACATTGCCGTAAGCACCGACATTTCCGGCAATTTGACCAGTAACTCGCCGCTTAATCAGAGGCACGATCGCAAAGGTTGAACCTTCCCCAGCTTGGACAAAGAAAGAACAAGCCATAGTCAGAAGGATTGCTAGGGGTAGCCACCAATTGCTATTCACTCCGCTCATCAGTAGATAACTAATGCCCATGCCAGCAGTCAATACAGTCATTGTCCATCTACGGCTGCCTAAGGTATCAGAAACCCAGCCACCACCAGGACGTGCAAACAAATTCATAAATGCATAGCTAGCGGCAATCATCCCTGCCAACACTTTGTTTAGACTGAAGCTTGTCTCAAAAAATCCGGGAAGCATAGAAACAACAGCAAGCTCAGAACCAAAATTAACAAAGTAGGTTAGTTCCAGTAGAGCAACCTGAGAAAACTCATAACGGTCATCAAGAGAATAGCGCTTCTTACCTGTCATCAATTCATGATTCACATCCCAGCACTTGTAGGCTTGGAACAGGTACAAACCAACCAACAGAAGGTAGACAATCAGCAATTGACTTTGATTAAGTAAACCAATTTGAGCAATACGCCAAGCTAATACCCCTAAGATGCCGACGAGGGGAATGTTCATCAACATCAGTAGCCAAAAGCTTTTGCGGCTAGTTACTTCCATACCACCGTGGCGTTTAGGCCGCTGATAGACCTTACCAGAGGGAGTATCTTGGGCGTTGAGTAGATAAATAACTCCGTAGATAGCGGCGATGATTCCAGTCAGAGCGATCGCTAAACGCCAGTTGATTTGACCAGCAGCTAGAAATGCTGTTCCCACAGCAATAGAAGGCAGGGTAAAAGCCGCAGCTGCTGAACCAAAGTTACCCCAGCCACCATAGATTCCCTCAGCTATGCCAATCTCTTTTGGCGGAAACCATTCGGCAACCATACGAATGCCAATGACAAAACCAGCGCCGACAATACTCAATGCCAAGCGACTAATCACCAACTGGCTAAAGTTCTGTGCCATTGCAAAGGCAATACAGGGAATAGCTGCATACATCAGCAGCAGTGAGTAGGTAATACGCGGCCCGTATTTGTCTAAAACCATACCGATAATTATACGTGCTGGCACGGTCAGGGCAACGTTACAGATAGCGATAGTTCTGACTTGTCCTTCAGTTAAACCGATCGCTTCTTTTACTGCTGTTTGAAATGGGGCAAAGTTAAACCAAACTACAAATGATAAAAAGAACGCAAACCAAGTCAGATGCAAGATGCGGTAGCGGCCTTTGAATGACAATAATCCTTTAAGCATGCAAGCCTTCCTAAGTCAAAAATTGCACAGAAGTATCTTGGAGCAGTAGAGCAATTACTCTAGCTGGATCGCAGATTTGTATCTGGAGTTACATTTTTTCTGAAGTTATGAACAAAATGTCTGTTTTTAAGCGTAATAATGCTGAATAAAAAGGTTCAAAGGACTACTCTTCACTGTGAGCGCAGCGGCGATACAAGAAGTCAAGGGCATAGTTCCGCAAGTTGTAGTACTCAGGATCTTCCATAATGCGGCGACGATTGCGGGGGCGAGCGAAAGGAATATTTAGCACTTCACCGATATTGGCAGCAGGGCCGTTAGTCATCATCACCAGCCTGTCTGCAAGGAAAAGTGCCTCATCAATGTCATGAGTAATCATCAATACCGTGACTCGATGTTCACGCCAGATTTGCAGCAGTTCTTCTTGCAGTTCTTCTCTGGTAATGGCATCCAATGCACCGAAGGGTTCATCCAAAATCAAAACTTGGGGACGGATGGAGAGGGCGCGGGCGATCGCTACTCGTTGCTTCATCCCACCAGAAATCTGACTGGGTTTCTTGTCAGCCGCTTCTGTCAGTCCCACCATTGCTAAATGTTCTTTGACGATCGCTCGTTTTTCTGCCTGGGTTTTACGAGGAAAAACGGAATCAACAGCCAGGTAAACATTATCAAATACACTCAGCCAAGGCAGCAGGCAGTAGTTCTGGAATACCATCATCCGGTCTGGCCCTGGTTCGGTGATGGGGTTGTTTTGCAGGAGAACTACGCCATCGGTGGGCGTGTTGAAACCGGAAACCATATTCAGCAGGGTTGATTTGCCGCAGCCAGAGTGACCGATAATGCAAACAAATTCGCCTTCACGAACTTTGAGGTTAACTCCATCCAGTACGGTGTGAGGGCCATCAGGAGTTGGATAGATTTTGTTTACGCCTTCAATAACCAAAAAGTCTTCTGCCTTCTGGGTTTGCAGTTGATTGATGTTGGTTTTGCTGCTAGTTCCGTTTAGTGTTCGCATGATGATTGTTGTTTGTTGGTTGTTGTTTGTTGGTTGTTGGTTGTTTCAATCAACTAACAACCTATGACCAATGACTAATAACTAATGACTAAATAAATACTTCTTCAACGCGGATCTGGCGTTTGATTTCCAGGCTTTGGAGATACTCTAGCGGCTTGGAAGGGTTAAAGACTTTACCATCAAATAAGTGAATGGGGTCATCCTGTCCGATATCAAGCAAGCCGAGGTCGCGTGCAGCAGCACCGAATACGTCTGTGCGACAGACTCGTTCAATCACTTCCACCCAGTTTTTGGGGAAGGGTACTAAGCCCCAACGCGCCATTTGAGTAACCATCCACAGCAATTCAATGCGGTTTGGATAGTTGGTTTTATTGACATAGAACTGGTTATATGCTGTGAGTTGCTGAGGCTGAGTGCCATCGCCGCGATCGTAGGGGTCGATAAAACCGGGACGGGCGTATGCAGGATCGATATCAAGGTACTCGGGACGGCAGATTAAATCCAGAATTTCTTCGCGGTTGCGGAGATCGTCACAGTATTTGCAAGCTTCTAGCAGTGTTTTGACCAAGGCAAGGTAAGTTTCTGGATACTTCTGCGCCCACTCTTCCCGCACTCCCAGCACTTTTTTTGGCTGTCCTGACCAAATTTCTAGGGCAGTAGCAGCAACAAAGCCCACGTCTTCATGAACAGCAAGGTAGTTCCAGGGTTCGCCAGCACAATAACCGTCAATATTTCCAGCTTTGAGTTGGGAAACCATTTGTGTTGGTGGTACTACCGTGAGGCTGATATCCCGATCGGGATCGATGCCACCAGCAGCTAGCCAGTAACGCAAAATTAAGTTCAGCATTGACGTCGGATGCACTATTCCCAAAGTGAGAACTTGGTCGGGAGAGGCATTAATCGCGGCTTTTAAGTCAGCTAGGTTTCTGACACCTTCGCTGTACAATCTTTTGCTTAAGGTAATGGCGTTAGCGTTACGGGAGAGATTCAGGGCATTGACTACGCAAATCGGTGTTTTGCCACCAGCGCCCAAGGTGAGAGCAAGGGGCATACCGGCGACCATCTGGGCGGCGTCTAGTCTGCCAGTAGCAACACCTTTGGCGATTTCTGTCCAATTGGGTTCGCGGCTGAGAGTAACTGCTTCTAACCCGTAATCAGCAAATAAGCCCTTTTCTTTAGCCACGATTAGAGGTGCAGCATCAGTCAGGGGCAGAAAGCCAATTTCCAAATTGACTTTTTCTAAACCGTTGCGGGATACAATTACTGGTGCCTCAACCTTAGCCTTGTGTTTCTTAAGGAGTTTTTGCTGGTTGAGGAAGTAAATCATTTCATTCCGCAGATTGTAGTAGCTGGGATGATTGACTACTTCTAAACGTTGGCGGGGACGGGGAATCGGCACTTCCAAAATTTGCCCGATATGAGCTTCCGGGCCGTTGGTGAGCATGACGATGCGATCGCTCAACAATAGCGCCTCATCCACATCGTGTGTCACCATCACACAGGTGACGTTGTGTTCATTACAGATTTTCATTAGTTGTTCTTGCAAGCTACCCCGCGTCAGGGCATCCAATGCCCCAAAGGGTTCGTCTAGCAGTAACAACTTGGGACGAATTGCGAGGGCACGGGCGATCGCCACCCGTTGTTTCATTCCACCCGATAATTCGCTAGGACGTTTTTTCGCTGCGTGACGCAGCCCTACCATCTCAATGTGCTGTTCAACAATGGCATTGCGATCGCCCTTGGGCTTATTTTGATAAACTTCATCAACTGCTAGGGCGATGTTTTCCCGCACTGTTAACCAGGGTAGCAGCGAGTAATTTTGGAACACCACCATCCGGTCGGGCCCTGGATCTCTGACCTCGCGTCCTTCTAAAGTCACACCCCCAACACTTGCCCTATCTAAACCTGCAATGATATTAAGCAAGGTAGATTTACCACAACCAGAGTGCCCAATCAGGGAAATAAATTCCCCTTGTTTGATTTTCAGTTCAATATTTTTCAGCGCGATATATTTACCGCCATTGGGGAGATTAAATACGCGATCGACGTGGTCAATTTCAACAAAAGTAGTCATTGGTTCCTTGTTAGTAGTTAGTAGTTAGTAGTTGTTAGTCATCAGTTCTTAACTCTTGACTATTGACTATTGACTACTTCTGTTCTTCAGGAACAACTTTACTAGCTACAAAACCAACCAATCTATCTAGCAACAAACCCACCAAACCAACATAAATCAGCGCTAGGATAATCTCGCTCAGATTGGTTTCCGTAGTAGTGTTGTAAGCATCCCAAATAAAAGAACCAATTCCTACACCGCCGACCAACATCTCAGCCGCGACAATCGCTAGCCAAGATAAACCAATGCCAATTCTTAATCCTGTGAATATATAAGGAACAGTGGCAGGGAAGACAATTTTTAAGAAATACTTTAGCCCTTTGAGTCGTAAAACTCTAGCAACATTTATGTAATCTTGAGGAATTTGTTGCACACCTACTGTGGTGTTAATCAGAATTGGCCAAATAGAAGTAATGAAAATTACGAAAATTGCTGAAGGATTAGCCTGTTGAAATGCTGCCAGTGAAATCGGTAGCCATGCCAAGGGCGGCACAGTTCGCAACACTTGAAAGATGGGGTCTACGGCATTGTAGAGTAATTTATTAGCGCCAATGAAGATTCCCAACGCAATTCCGACAATTGCTGCTAGAGAAAATCCTAGACCAACCCGTCCCAGGCTACTGAGTATCTGCCAGCCTAAGCCTTTATCACTTTCACCATTATCAAAAAATGGATCGATGATAAAAGGGTCCCAAGTTTCTGAGAAGGTTTCGATTGGGCCAGGCAACTTAAAATTAGGGTTTAAACAAAGTAGTTGCCATATCACCAAAAAAATAGCTATTGCTACTATTGGTGGCAGAACTTTTTTCAAAATTATTTTATTTATATTCTTGCGGGGATTTTTTCTGATAACACGACTCCCAATAGTAGCTGTCATTTTCTACTTTCTCCCATTGCGTTCCAGTTGACTTAATTTGAATTTTTACAGGCATAAAAAAAGGGGCTATGAAATTGTAAATATGCCAATTTTCTAGCCTCTGAACAAACAATTAGACTTTCTTAATTTTCAAACTCTGCAAATATTGTTCGGGTTTTTCTGGATCGAATTTGACACCATCAAAGAAAGTCTCAACCCCACGAGAAGTACTAGTAGGAATTTCGGAATCGGGAACACCAAGGGCTTTAGCAGCTTTCTTCCACAAATCTTCTTTGTTAACTTGGTCTACAATTTCTTTAACTTTGGTATCTTTTGGTAAATAACCCCAGCGAATCTCTTCTGTTAAAAACCAAATATCGTGGCTCTTGTAAGGATATGAAGCATTATCTGCCCAGAACTTCATGCGGTATTGGAAATCCTTGGCTGTACGTCCATCGCCGTAGTCTATATTGCCTTTAGCCCGTTCTAATATATCTGCGGCAGCAACGTTAAAGTATTTGCGGCCAGAGACGATTTTGCACATCTCCTCTTTGTTTTCTGGGCGATCGCACCACTGCTGGGCTTCCATGATTGCCATCACCATCGCCTGTGCAGCATTGGGGTTTTGATCAACCCAATCTTTCCGCATAGCAAAGGCTTTTTCTGGATGGTTGTTCCACAACTCACCTGTAACTAGGGCTGTGTAGCCCAATTTTTGGCTCACCAATTGGGCGTTCCAAGGTTCTCCCACACAAAAGGCATCGACGGTGCCAACTTTCATATTCGCCACCATTTGTGGTGGTGGTACGGGTTCCAAAGTCACATCTTGATCTGGATTGATACCGCCTGCTGCTAGCCAGTAGCGCATCCACAAATCATGAGTACCACCAGGGAAAGTCATGGCAACTTTCATAGCTTGTTTGTTGGCTTTGGCTTGATCGGCAGCTTCTTTTAGCGCCTTACTTTGCAAACCGACTTTCAAATCTTTTAATTTATTAGCAACAGAGATACCCTGACCGTTGGT
It encodes:
- a CDS encoding nitrate reductase associated protein, which produces MSEFFQFEADFVNSLRCIPMQVRCKLDTCGIKLKLSDWNHMTQLERQNLVELPCTTESEIQAYRKYIQELILQRTGTPAAELPVEAHPAWMDASTVPSSVYEKAQEVGVTITTEYWSNITPLQRFALIKLSRPGHENKNFIPALKEFNLQ
- a CDS encoding phosphate-starvation-inducible PsiE family protein; this encodes MRKLFQRIREASKDEKFMHLVENIEVIVSKILSLLMLVVIFVAILDLGIFLYKELFSTPYAKFNTTLFKIFGLFLNVLIALEILENITGYLKKHVLQVELVIVTSLIAVARKIIILDLDKVSGIDIIGLGIALLALSISYWIIRTTNAKH
- a CDS encoding molybdopterin oxidoreductase family protein, which codes for MTEITKTLCPYCGVGCGLEVSPPAQPGKATHRDSQGNPIWRVRGDKAHPSSQGMVCVKGATIAESLDKNRLHYPMVRDSLDREFRRVSWDEAFDVIVKRIQTVRFTQGPEAICMYGSGQFQTEDYYIAQKLLKGCLGSNNFDANSRLCMSSAVAGYIQSFGSDGPPCCYEDLELTDCAFLIGTNTAECHPIVFNRLEKHHKKNRKMKMIVVDPRRTPTAEAADLHLAIRPGTDIDLLNGIAHLLMRWGYIETGFIDECTSNFPAYAEVIRHYSPEVVAHQCGIDIKDLETAARYWGQSQRVLSLWSMGVNQSSEGTAKVRTIINLHLMTGQIGKLGAGPFSLTGQPNAMGGREAGGLAHLLPGYRLVKNPQHRAEVEDVWGLKRGQISPNPGLTAWDMITGLEDGTVGLLWIAATNPAVSMPDLERTKAALMRSPFTIYQDAYYPTETAAYAHVLLPAAQWSEKTGVMTNSERMVTLCPAFRRPPGEAKPDWEIFAEVGRRLGFVGEFAFANSAEVYAEFVKLTRDRPCDMTGLSHEQLRSQGPTQWPHPDEEMGRWGDGEKTSPHHKSLTTPSSKRLYTDLRFHTPDGRARFAAYHSRGLAEPPDPNYPFVLTTGRLYGHWHTQTRTGRIEKTRQMHPEPFIEIHPRDAAGLGITDRQLVEVRSRRGKARFATKITKAIAPGTVFVPMHWGALWADNAEANALTHPEFCPDSLQPELKACAVQLVPVTVELTVKDYLPASHTVLRGS
- a CDS encoding MFS transporter, translating into MLKGLLSFKGRYRILHLTWFAFFLSFVVWFNFAPFQTAVKEAIGLTEGQVRTIAICNVALTVPARIIIGMVLDKYGPRITYSLLLMYAAIPCIAFAMAQNFSQLVISRLALSIVGAGFVIGIRMVAEWFPPKEIGIAEGIYGGWGNFGSAAAAFTLPSIAVGTAFLAAGQINWRLAIALTGIIAAIYGVIYLLNAQDTPSGKVYQRPKRHGGMEVTSRKSFWLLMLMNIPLVGILGVLAWRIAQIGLLNQSQLLIVYLLLVGLYLFQAYKCWDVNHELMTGKKRYSLDDRYEFSQVALLELTYFVNFGSELAVVSMLPGFFETSFSLNKVLAGMIAASYAFMNLFARPGGGWVSDTLGSRRWTMTVLTAGMGISYLLMSGVNSNWWLPLAILLTMACSFFVQAGEGSTFAIVPLIKRRVTGQIAGNVGAYGNVGAVAYLTLYSFLPDGEVGNRIFFQTLGITALIVTFLCWFFLKEPKGSFAEHHEGEAPELAAEILPVFNEELK
- a CDS encoding nitrate ABC transporter ATP-binding protein (This model describes the ATP binding subunits of ATP-binding cassette (ABC) transporters for nitrate transport, or for bicarbonate transport, in bacteria and archaea.), coding for MRTLNGTSSKTNINQLQTQKAEDFLVIEGVNKIYPTPDGPHTVLDGVNLKVREGEFVCIIGHSGCGKSTLLNMVSGFNTPTDGVVLLQNNPITEPGPDRMMVFQNYCLLPWLSVFDNVYLAVDSVFPRKTQAEKRAIVKEHLAMVGLTEAADKKPSQISGGMKQRVAIARALSIRPQVLILDEPFGALDAITREELQEELLQIWREHRVTVLMITHDIDEALFLADRLVMMTNGPAANIGEVLNIPFARPRNRRRIMEDPEYYNLRNYALDFLYRRCAHSEE
- a CDS encoding ABC transporter ATP-binding/substrate-binding protein (This model describes the ATP binding subunits of ATP-binding cassette (ABC) transporters for nitrate transport, or for bicarbonate transport, in bacteria and archaea.): MTTFVEIDHVDRVFNLPNGGKYIALKNIELKIKQGEFISLIGHSGCGKSTLLNIIAGLDRASVGGVTLEGREVRDPGPDRMVVFQNYSLLPWLTVRENIALAVDEVYQNKPKGDRNAIVEQHIEMVGLRHAAKKRPSELSGGMKQRVAIARALAIRPKLLLLDEPFGALDALTRGSLQEQLMKICNEHNVTCVMVTHDVDEALLLSDRIVMLTNGPEAHIGQILEVPIPRPRQRLEVVNHPSYYNLRNEMIYFLNQQKLLKKHKAKVEAPVIVSRNGLEKVNLEIGFLPLTDAAPLIVAKEKGLFADYGLEAVTLSREPNWTEIAKGVATGRLDAAQMVAGMPLALTLGAGGKTPICVVNALNLSRNANAITLSKRLYSEGVRNLADLKAAINASPDQVLTLGIVHPTSMLNLILRYWLAAGGIDPDRDISLTVVPPTQMVSQLKAGNIDGYCAGEPWNYLAVHEDVGFVAATALEIWSGQPKKVLGVREEWAQKYPETYLALVKTLLEACKYCDDLRNREEILDLICRPEYLDIDPAYARPGFIDPYDRGDGTQPQQLTAYNQFYVNKTNYPNRIELLWMVTQMARWGLVPFPKNWVEVIERVCRTDVFGAAARDLGLLDIGQDDPIHLFDGKVFNPSKPLEYLQSLEIKRQIRVEEVFI
- the ntrB gene encoding nitrate ABC transporter permease, with translation MTATIGSRVIRKNPRKNINKIILKKVLPPIVAIAIFLVIWQLLCLNPNFKLPGPIETFSETWDPFIIDPFFDNGESDKGLGWQILSSLGRVGLGFSLAAIVGIALGIFIGANKLLYNAVDPIFQVLRTVPPLAWLPISLAAFQQANPSAIFVIFITSIWPILINTTVGVQQIPQDYINVARVLRLKGLKYFLKIVFPATVPYIFTGLRIGIGLSWLAIVAAEMLVGGVGIGSFIWDAYNTTTETNLSEIILALIYVGLVGLLLDRLVGFVASKVVPEEQK
- a CDS encoding CmpA/NrtA family ABC transporter substrate-binding protein, which encodes MTNFSRRQFIFTAGAAAAVSVLTHACSSGTNTATTSGDTPSPGSATPATNVNTANNAPKVETTKAKLGFIALTDSAPLIVAKEKGFFAKYGMTDVEVIKQKSWPVTRDNLKIGSAGDGIDGAHILSPMPYLMTINDKVPMYILARLNTNGQGISVANKLKDLKVGLQSKALKEAADQAKANKQAMKVAMTFPGGTHDLWMRYWLAAGGINPDQDVTLEPVPPPQMVANMKVGTVDAFCVGEPWNAQLVSQKLGYTALVTGELWNNHPEKAFAMRKDWVDQNPNAAQAMVMAIMEAQQWCDRPENKEEMCKIVSGRKYFNVAAADILERAKGNIDYGDGRTAKDFQYRMKFWADNASYPYKSHDIWFLTEEIRWGYLPKDTKVKEIVDQVNKEDLWKKAAKALGVPDSEIPTSTSRGVETFFDGVKFDPEKPEQYLQSLKIKKV